One region of Pseudomonadota bacterium genomic DNA includes:
- the thpR gene encoding RNA 2',3'-cyclic phosphodiesterase, with translation MRAFLAMEISDDVKKYLKTVIKFTATHIDGVKWVNEAGQHITLKFFGEIEDKMAWQVKESILFIERKYAPFAVTIKSIDAFPDRRRARVIVITLENGVDNIKNIYNDIEESILTLGIEKEKRPFAPHITIGRRKMPVPLPDKAIKEIERISFVAGSIVLFKSTLRPEGALYTPVWELNLKGSGG, from the coding sequence ATGAGGGCATTTTTAGCAATGGAGATTTCTGATGATGTTAAAAAGTACCTTAAAACCGTAATAAAATTTACAGCAACCCACATTGACGGGGTAAAGTGGGTAAATGAGGCGGGCCAGCATATAACGCTTAAATTCTTTGGCGAGATTGAAGACAAAATGGCATGGCAGGTAAAAGAATCAATATTGTTCATAGAAAGAAAATATGCCCCTTTTGCAGTGACAATAAAAAGCATCGATGCCTTCCCGGACAGAAGGAGGGCAAGGGTTATTGTAATCACATTAGAAAATGGGGTTGACAACATAAAAAACATATACAATGATATAGAGGAAAGCATTTTGACTCTGGGTATTGAAAAGGAAAAAAGGCCCTTCGCGCCGCATATCACAATCGGGAGAAGGAAAATGCCTGTGCCCTTACCTGATAAGGCGATTAAAGAGATAGAGAGGATAAGTTTTGTTGCAGGCTCCATAGTGCTTTTTAAGAGCACCCTGAGACCGGAAGGCGCGCTGTATACACCGGTATGGGAGTTAAACCTAAAAGGCAGTGGAGGATAA
- a CDS encoding CinA family protein: MKLEEKIGSILRESSLKIATAESCTGGLIANRITNISGASEYFEAGFITYSNQAKTVFLAVPEEVITKKGAVSHDVAGLMAEGVRRAAGVDIGLSVTGIAGPAGGTLEKPVGTVYICISCTVGTFVRRFLFDGDREEIKKQTSDAALILVLDYLEGRLI; this comes from the coding sequence ATGAAGCTGGAAGAAAAAATAGGATCGATATTAAGAGAAAGCAGCTTGAAGATTGCCACAGCCGAATCGTGCACGGGCGGGCTTATAGCAAACAGGATTACCAATATAAGCGGGGCATCGGAATACTTTGAGGCAGGTTTTATAACATACAGCAACCAGGCGAAAACGGTTTTTCTCGCTGTTCCGGAAGAAGTTATTACAAAAAAAGGCGCTGTGAGCCATGACGTTGCCGGGTTGATGGCAGAAGGCGTAAGGCGGGCGGCAGGAGTGGATATAGGGCTTTCCGTGACAGGCATTGCAGGCCCAGCAGGCGGCACGCTTGAAAAACCTGTTGGAACGGTTTATATTTGTATCTCCTGTACAGTCGGAACCTTTGTTCGTCGTTTTTTATTCGACGGAGACAGGGAGGAGATAAAAAAACAGACTTCCGATGCTGCACTAATACTTGTCCTTGACTACCTTGAAGGCAGGCTTATATGA
- a CDS encoding phosphatidylglycerophosphatase A produces the protein METTDKSSALSKLTNNFLLFIVTCGFIGYLPGASGTYASILGCIIVYFFTFSSFSGNVVFICCLTVCSIVCINLLKYDSEDPSYIVIDELVGMLVTMAGHETNLLNIISGFILFRFFDIIKPYPIRRVERLKGGYGVVADDVLAGIFANLLMYLGYMVFKIIRG, from the coding sequence TTGGAAACTACTGATAAAAGTTCGGCATTGTCTAAATTGACAAACAATTTCCTGCTTTTCATCGTTACCTGCGGGTTTATCGGTTATCTGCCCGGCGCGTCCGGGACGTATGCATCAATCCTCGGATGTATTATTGTCTATTTCTTTACCTTCAGTTCTTTTTCCGGGAATGTGGTTTTTATTTGCTGCTTGACCGTGTGCTCAATTGTCTGTATTAACCTCCTGAAATATGACAGCGAAGATCCTTCCTATATAGTAATAGACGAGCTTGTGGGTATGCTTGTTACAATGGCAGGGCATGAGACGAATCTCTTGAACATCATTAGCGGCTTCATTCTCTTCAGGTTTTTTGATATAATAAAGCCGTACCCTATACGGCGTGTTGAACGCCTTAAAGGGGGTTATGGCGTTGTTGCCGACGATGTGCTTGCCGGTATTTTTGCAAACCTGCTTATGTATTTAGGATACATGGTATTTAAAATCATAAGGGGATAA
- a CDS encoding queuosine precursor transporter has protein sequence MSEKQVQKSGYSFWFVLVAAIFTACLITSNITAIKLIHIFGFVMPAAIIVFPISYIFGDVLTEVYGYQTARRVIWLGFLCNLFSVTAIWLGQIMPAASFWDGQAAYERILGYTPRLLVASFIAYLVGEFANSYVLAKMKCATKGRWLWTRTIGSTLVGQGLDSLVFIVLAFAGVIPASGLVNAVITQWLVKSAYEAVLTPATYRIVLFLKRREGIDYYDYDTRFNPFLIIDSSRRSDLL, from the coding sequence ATGTCCGAAAAACAGGTTCAAAAGTCGGGATATTCTTTCTGGTTTGTGCTGGTTGCAGCTATATTTACTGCCTGCCTCATCACATCGAATATTACTGCTATAAAACTGATACACATATTTGGTTTTGTTATGCCTGCTGCGATAATTGTTTTCCCGATAAGCTATATTTTCGGCGATGTACTCACCGAGGTATATGGTTACCAAACAGCACGACGTGTAATCTGGCTGGGTTTTTTATGCAACCTCTTTTCGGTAACTGCTATCTGGCTTGGACAGATTATGCCTGCGGCTTCATTCTGGGATGGACAGGCTGCATATGAACGTATTTTGGGCTATACGCCCCGATTGTTGGTCGCATCTTTTATTGCTTATCTGGTTGGTGAATTTGCGAACTCTTATGTGCTTGCAAAAATGAAATGTGCAACAAAGGGCAGGTGGCTGTGGACCCGGACCATCGGCTCGACACTTGTAGGGCAGGGGCTTGATTCACTGGTGTTTATAGTGCTCGCATTTGCAGGCGTTATTCCTGCATCAGGGCTTGTAAACGCAGTTATAACCCAGTGGCTTGTAAAATCAGCATATGAAGCCGTATTAACACCAGCAACTTACCGGATCGTGCTGTTCCTTAAACGCCGTGAAGGTATTGATTACTATGACTATGACACACGGTTCAACC